A stretch of Primulina tabacum isolate GXHZ01 chromosome 13, ASM2559414v2, whole genome shotgun sequence DNA encodes these proteins:
- the LOC142522324 gene encoding uncharacterized protein LOC142522324: MSRQVAAIDLISDDDRSVAADSWSIKSDYGSTLDDAQRHVDAAEALSAASFRASSDYNYDKDESDPDAVPSMLGFQSYWDATYADELVNFREHGHTGEVWFGADVIEKVASWTKNLCLEMSQCHLQNHNNKNHLIAGQSEKDLSSWSVLDVGTGNGLLL, from the exons ATGTCGCGGCAGGTGGCAGCTATTGATCTGATATCCGACGACGACCGTTCTGTTGCGGCAGACTCCTGGTCCATCAAGAGCGACTATGGTAGCACTCTCGATGACGCCCAGCGTCACGTGGACGCCGCCGAGGCCCTCTCTGCCGCTTCTTTTCGAGCCTCCTCTGACTACAA TTATGATAAAGATGAATCAGATCCGGACGCAGTTCCTTCAATGCTGGGCTTTCAAAGTTATTGGGATGCCACATATGCGGATGAATTGGTGAATTTTCGGGAACATGGCCATACTGGTGAAGTTTG GTTTGGAGCTGATGTAATTGAAAAAGTTGCTTCCTGGACTAAAAACTTATGTCTTGAAATGTCTCAGTGTCACTTgcaaaatcataataataaaaatcatttgattgCTGGGCAGTCTGAAAAGGACTTGTCTAGCTGGAGTGTTCTGGATGTTGGGACTGGTAATGGTTTGCTTCTCTAG
- the LOC142522323 gene encoding uncharacterized protein LOC142522323 — MAVSHLPLPLLFEPTETFFNSTSFFIQSTSLLPIVLSSSSSRKIKLRNIPLSPKFLRPSVKVKSKPEESEASLEANTFTEFKQLLLPVIDRNPRLSEGTKQATATTAALAKKYGAEITVIVIDEKEKESLSEHDTQLASIRWHLSEGGYQEFKLLERLGDGNKPTAILGEVADEMNMDLVVMSMEAIHSKHIDANLLVEFIPCPVLLLPL, encoded by the exons ATGGCCGTCTCGCACTTGCCGCTTCCACTTCTTTTCGAACCCACAGAAACCTTCTTCAATTCTACTTCCTTCTTCATTCAATCCACTTCTTTGCTTCCAATAGTTctgtcttcttcttcttcgaggAAGATTAAACTCCGTAATATTCCACTCTCCCCCAAGTTTTTGAGGCCCTCGGTCAAAG TAAAGTCAAAACCAGAGGAATCTGAAGCCAGTCTTGAAGCAAATACGTTTACCGAGTTCAAGCAGTTGCTCCTGCCTGTTATAGATCGTAACCCTCGCCTCTCTGAGGGTACAAAGCAG GCCACGGCTACCACTGCTGCTTTGGCAAAGAAATATGGGGCTGAGATTACAGTTATAG TCATTGATGAAAAGGAGAAGGAATCACTCTCAGAACATGATACTCAGCTGGCCAGCATTCGATGGCATTTATCTGAAG GTGGCTACCAAGAATTCAAGCTGTTGGAGCGACTTGGGGATGGAAACAAGCCAACAGCTATTCTTGGAGAGGTTGCTGATGAGATGAACATGGATCTTGTTGTTATGAGTATGGAGGCCATCCATTCCAAACATATAGATGCAAACTTGTTGGTTGAGTTCATTCCTTGCCCTGTGTTACTTTTGCCACTATGA
- the LOC142522322 gene encoding zinc finger CCCH domain-containing protein 15-like — MQKKSCANDDFADADEKSSAASSAFAAPIHFSWCNPFVLPLSPTCMNSNASSYSALFQNCSLNSTSDTASFDGDGVPADTKGFSSGSILEYQQLYNRYTLCLAQLHDSIAEADSLRLENDALRLSNADLTNRVAVLFSCDRFLCEFNRLNVGSPSAAPRASHIASPQALSEYNRVERKNTERVALPQSISVRSTGYLKINHCSGTETTRRKPASQSIPESQRVYVPLSKKEEEALEFDVYSQGMFKTELCDKWQETGTCPYGENCRFAHGINELRPVIRHPRYKTEVCRKVLTGDVCAYDHRCHFRHSLTEQERLIAATTPR, encoded by the exons ATGCAGAAGAAGAGTTGTGCCAACGATGATTTCGCCGACGCCGACGAGAAGTCATCCGCGGCCTCCTCGGCTTTTGCGGCGCCGATACATTTCTCGTGGTGCAATCCGTTTGTTTTACCTTTGTCGCCCACCTGCATGAACTCCAATGCATCATCCTATTCCGCGCTATTTCAGAACTGCTCTTTGAATTCTACTTCCGACACCGCCTCTTTCGACGGAGACGGCGTTCCCGCTGACACGAAAGGCTTCAGTTCCGGCAGCATTCTCGAGTATCAGCAGCTTTACAACCGTTATACACTCTGCCTCGCTCAGCTTCACGATTCCATCGCGGAAGCTGACTCACTACGTCTGGAGAATGATGCTCTCCGCCTCTCCAACGCCGATCTCACTAACCGTGTAGCTGTACTCTTCTCTTGCGATCGCTTTCTCTGTGAATTCAACCGCCTCAACGTCGGTTCCCCCTCCGCAGCTCCGCGTGCTTCTCACATTGCCTCTCCTCAAGCTCTTTCTGAATATAATCGTGTCGAGCGGAAGAATACAGAAAGAGTGGCTCTTCCACAGAGCATTTCTGTGCGTTCTACTGGTTATCTGAAGATAAATCATTGCTCCGGTACGGAGACAACCCGTCGAAAACCAGCAAGTCAATCTATTCCAGAATCA CAAAGAGTGTATGTACCATTGTCGAAAAAGGAAGAAGAAGCACTGGAATTCGATGTGTACAGCCAAGGCATGTTCAAAACCGAGCTGTGTGACAAATGGCAGGAGACTGGCACCTGTCCATACGGGGAGAACTGCCGATTCGCCCACGGAATCAACGAATTGAGGCCAGTGATCAGGCATCCACGATACAAAACTGAGGTTTGCCGAAAGGTGCTCACGGGCGATGTCTGCGCGTATGATCACCGCTGCCACTTCCGCCACTCTCTTACCGAGCAGGAGCGCCTCATTGCAGCAACTACACCGCGATGA